The following coding sequences lie in one Nitrospirota bacterium genomic window:
- a CDS encoding LemA family protein — translation MKKAIFLILITLMLSGLSGCGYNTMQANEEAVKAAWGDVEASYQRRNDLIPNLVEVVKGYAKHEKDTLQAVTEARAKVGTIQASKDILNDPKALSQFQAAQGAMSSALSRLMVVVEKYPDLKANQNFMDLQHQLEGTENRINVARTRFNKSVETFNVSIRIFPNSLTNSMLLHLKPREAFKAEAGAEKAPKVEFSK, via the coding sequence ATGAAAAAAGCGATATTTCTGATTTTGATCACGCTCATGTTGTCAGGGCTGTCAGGCTGCGGGTACAACACCATGCAGGCCAATGAAGAGGCGGTCAAGGCGGCCTGGGGAGATGTAGAGGCATCATACCAGCGGAGGAACGATCTTATACCGAACCTCGTGGAAGTGGTGAAAGGTTACGCAAAACATGAGAAGGATACACTTCAGGCAGTAACCGAGGCGCGTGCAAAGGTCGGGACTATTCAGGCATCCAAAGATATTCTCAACGACCCCAAGGCCCTGTCACAGTTTCAGGCGGCTCAAGGCGCCATGTCCAGTGCACTCTCGCGCTTAATGGTCGTTGTTGAAAAGTATCCGGACCTGAAGGCGAACCAGAACTTCATGGATCTTCAGCACCAGTTGGAAGGAACAGAAAACAGGATCAATGTTGCCCGCACCCGTTTCAACAAGTCTGTGGAGACCTTTAATGTCTCGATCAGGATATTCCCCAACAGTCTCACAAACTCCATGCTTCTGCACCTGAAACCGCGGGAGGCCTTCAAGGCCGAGGCAGGGGCTGAAAAGGCGCCAAAAGTGGAGTTTAGCAAATAG
- a CDS encoding response regulator has protein sequence MEEEIRILCVDDEPNVLNALKRLFLDNDYLIFTALSAPEGISILEREHVQLVISDYRMPSMNGVEFLREVYKRWPDTVRIVLSGYADASSIVAAINEGHIYKFIPKPWNDDELKITISNSIERYFLLKQNSELSAELTKKNTELLGLNEQLQQLFEEQRRSLEFRSKSLAVHQSLLDAMPVGILGVDNTDMVVMCNTSCPPFRKENTGIIGSDARSVLPQDILQFIDTVKSSGRAAEYHIQNGDRMRMIGTDVAERGVIVIFVAAEDCA, from the coding sequence ATGGAAGAAGAGATAAGGATACTCTGCGTTGATGACGAACCGAATGTGCTCAATGCGCTCAAACGTCTTTTCCTCGATAACGATTACCTGATTTTCACTGCGTTGTCTGCGCCAGAGGGCATCAGTATTCTTGAAAGGGAGCATGTTCAGCTCGTCATATCCGACTACCGTATGCCTTCCATGAACGGTGTGGAGTTTCTCCGAGAGGTGTATAAACGATGGCCCGATACGGTCAGGATTGTACTGTCAGGATACGCTGATGCTTCTTCAATTGTCGCTGCGATTAATGAGGGTCATATCTATAAATTTATTCCAAAACCATGGAATGATGATGAGTTGAAAATTACCATTTCCAATTCGATAGAGCGATACTTCCTGCTCAAACAAAATAGCGAACTCTCTGCGGAATTAACGAAGAAGAATACAGAACTTCTCGGGCTGAACGAGCAGCTCCAGCAGCTCTTTGAGGAACAGAGGAGGAGTCTGGAATTCAGAAGCAAGTCGCTGGCTGTCCATCAGTCTCTTCTCGATGCGATGCCGGTCGGCATTTTGGGTGTCGATAACACGGACATGGTTGTGATGTGTAATACGTCATGTCCTCCGTTCCGCAAGGAGAATACGGGGATAATCGGCAGCGATGCCAGAAGTGTCCTCCCTCAGGATATTCTGCAGTTTATCGATACGGTGAAGAGCAGCGGCCGCGCTGCGGAATATCATATCCAAAACGGCGACAGGATGAGAATGATCGGAACGGATGTTGCAGAAAGAGGTGTGATCGTAATCTTTGTGGCTGCGGAAGATTGTGCATGA
- a CDS encoding SpoIIE family protein phosphatase, protein MEEKPPLNAAEEHLQSLEKKVEDLRLLMDVSSLISSTLDFNELIGLVMEKAKEVMHADACSILVYNKKTGRLEFEVALSSDESSGELLKKHVTLGLGEGIAGWVAQTLEPIVVGQAAKDDRHSNHADTMTGFTTKSMIAVPLVGRSGLIGVAEILNPIGRDTFSVYDLEIFQALCRQIAVAMENAVFHLESLEKERLKQELELAATIQRSFLPPLPVYEKGIMRVSGFTLPAKHVGGDLYDFAEPVPGKIGVLIGDISGKGVSAALFMAKVISDFRYQMHGVDDPGVVMSSLNRQMSDTPRGMFLTAMYAVADMQTGSVKVSVAGHPPFLWITATEVKVMDLEGGPPVGIMEIDYPTSQLTLAPGDRLIMVTDGVFDAKNSEGKRLGFEEIVAFAIRNRQDDRLTERIVDFVGSFTGDADRADDLTIVELRRMT, encoded by the coding sequence ATGGAAGAAAAGCCCCCTTTGAACGCGGCAGAGGAGCATCTGCAAAGCCTGGAGAAAAAGGTCGAAGACCTGCGGCTGCTTATGGATGTCTCCTCTCTCATCTCCTCTACGCTTGATTTTAATGAATTGATCGGCCTCGTGATGGAAAAGGCGAAGGAAGTTATGCATGCCGATGCCTGCTCGATCCTTGTCTATAATAAAAAGACCGGGCGTCTTGAGTTCGAGGTTGCGCTCAGCAGTGATGAATCGAGCGGTGAGCTGCTTAAAAAGCATGTAACCCTCGGGCTTGGAGAAGGCATTGCCGGCTGGGTTGCCCAGACCCTTGAACCGATTGTTGTCGGACAGGCAGCAAAGGACGACCGGCACTCCAATCATGCAGATACCATGACAGGGTTCACGACGAAAAGTATGATCGCGGTGCCTCTTGTAGGCAGATCAGGGCTGATCGGTGTTGCCGAGATACTGAATCCCATCGGCAGGGATACGTTTTCTGTCTATGACCTTGAGATATTCCAGGCCCTCTGCAGGCAGATAGCGGTTGCGATGGAAAATGCAGTTTTCCATCTGGAGTCGCTCGAAAAAGAGAGGCTCAAACAGGAACTCGAACTTGCAGCCACGATTCAGAGGAGCTTCCTGCCCCCGCTGCCTGTATACGAAAAAGGGATAATGAGGGTTTCAGGATTTACCCTTCCCGCCAAGCATGTGGGCGGCGATCTCTATGACTTTGCTGAGCCAGTCCCGGGCAAGATCGGCGTTTTGATCGGTGATATCTCGGGCAAGGGTGTTTCGGCCGCGCTTTTTATGGCAAAGGTGATCAGCGATTTCCGATATCAGATGCATGGTGTTGATGACCCCGGTGTGGTTATGAGCAGTCTGAACCGGCAGATGTCCGATACGCCAAGAGGCATGTTCCTGACCGCCATGTACGCTGTTGCCGATATGCAGACAGGGAGTGTGAAAGTCTCTGTTGCGGGTCACCCTCCTTTTCTCTGGATAACCGCAACTGAGGTGAAGGTTATGGACCTTGAAGGTGGACCACCGGTCGGCATTATGGAGATCGACTATCCGACCAGTCAGTTGACCCTTGCTCCGGGAGACAGGCTTATCATGGTGACTGACGGCGTTTTCGATGCGAAAAACAGCGAGGGCAAACGGCTCGGTTTTGAAGAGATCGTGGCGTTTGCAATCCGCAACCGGCAGGATGACCGATTGACTGAACGTATCGTCGATTTTGTGGGCAGCTTTACGGGAGATGCAGACAGGGCAGATGATCTTACTATTGTAGAACTGAGGCGCATGACATGA
- a CDS encoding AI-2E family transporter, with the protein MMQEPDRELLKEIQKAHHQMPRWVIVLLLSGLVIVTAYFTATLLILLLISGIVAYLLSSIIKRIEYLGIKRAVAVAAVYVTAGLLLIGVDILIVPCLQQETRNITEKLPEITQQAEGAFRDLRDYPVAGEVIDKIIGGIAQPGHMISKMLNMSDLFSQAASVAFAMILIPFFVFFLLKDWPEVRNRIMRWIPSPYVETSIAAFSEIDILAGSYLRGLAIECSSVGAMASVGLALLGVDYPVTLGIVTAAANVIPYIGPIISCVIACLIAFIQFKSIGIVINVALLYTGIKLLDDFLVQPLTIGRSVKLHPMLLVITIIAGQKLFGIMGMVLAVPAVTIAQKVVVIFLEHGRNRTGRSEALKHSHEIIV; encoded by the coding sequence ATGATGCAAGAACCTGACAGGGAATTGCTGAAAGAGATACAGAAAGCACATCATCAGATGCCGCGATGGGTAATTGTCCTGCTTCTTTCAGGGCTGGTTATCGTCACGGCATACTTTACGGCAACCCTCCTCATATTGCTGCTCATATCCGGCATTGTCGCCTATCTGCTCAGTTCGATCATCAAGCGGATCGAATACCTCGGCATAAAAAGAGCCGTGGCAGTCGCAGCGGTTTATGTCACGGCAGGCCTTCTGCTCATAGGCGTTGACATTCTGATTGTTCCCTGCCTCCAGCAGGAAACAAGGAACATTACCGAAAAACTGCCTGAGATCACGCAGCAGGCAGAGGGCGCATTCAGAGATCTGAGAGACTATCCCGTTGCCGGGGAGGTGATCGACAAGATCATCGGCGGCATAGCACAGCCAGGCCATATGATCTCAAAGATGCTGAACATGTCCGACCTGTTCAGTCAGGCTGCTTCGGTAGCCTTTGCCATGATCCTCATTCCCTTCTTTGTTTTTTTTCTGCTCAAGGACTGGCCCGAGGTGCGTAACAGAATCATGCGCTGGATCCCCTCTCCCTATGTGGAGACATCGATTGCAGCCTTTTCAGAGATAGATATACTTGCCGGCAGTTACCTCAGAGGACTTGCCATAGAGTGTTCGTCCGTAGGGGCAATGGCCTCTGTCGGTCTTGCCCTGCTCGGCGTTGACTACCCCGTGACCTTAGGCATTGTGACTGCTGCGGCAAATGTCATCCCCTACATCGGTCCGATCATTTCCTGCGTGATCGCCTGTCTCATTGCCTTTATCCAGTTCAAAAGCATAGGTATAGTAATCAACGTGGCGCTGCTTTACACCGGAATCAAGCTCCTTGACGACTTTCTGGTCCAGCCGCTGACCATAGGCAGAAGCGTAAAGCTGCACCCCATGCTCCTTGTCATCACGATCATTGCAGGGCAGAAGCTCTTCGGTATTATGGGCATGGTCCTGGCAGTTCCGGCAGTCACCATTGCCCAGAAAGTCGTGGTCATATTCCTCGAACACGGAAGAAACAGGACAGGGCGTTCCGAGGCACTGAAGCATTCACATGAAATAATCGTTTAA
- a CDS encoding HD domain-containing protein, with protein sequence MEDEPNKALRNEKPKILFVDDEENVLRALKRLFLDEPYEFYTALSGREALAVMKEHGFAVIVSDQRMPEMSGSEFLGLAREIQPEAIRLVLTGYADVNAAINAINQGGAYRYITKPWNDADLVLLIRDAAETYRLKQENKYLTDLTAKQNDELKRWNTQLEVMVQEQTLDIQNKNRDLEALNLKLEKNFRKSIEAFSGLIEMREKSVSNHSRNVASLARQIAVSMQLSGEEVSNVLVASLLHDIGKIGVPDVVLQKQEEEMNEIEFAEYRRHPVRGQVAVEAIEGFHDIGLLIRHHHECVDGTGYPEGLKRSSIPLGSRIISVADAVDRMANSGFIAAEDYQKAMNHVEFYLDTRYDRQVYQYLAPIIRQRIGELEKQGAAHSEELEIHPSKLSIGMVLTRDVRSGTGLLILARGVVMNQKIIDALQRYYRMDPSKTGIYVKGVSGKPK encoded by the coding sequence ATGGAAGATGAACCGAACAAGGCACTTCGTAATGAGAAGCCGAAGATACTTTTTGTCGATGATGAGGAGAATGTGCTGCGTGCCTTGAAGCGTCTTTTTCTTGATGAGCCGTATGAGTTCTATACAGCCTTGTCGGGAAGAGAGGCGCTTGCGGTGATGAAAGAGCATGGTTTTGCGGTTATCGTATCAGACCAGCGTATGCCTGAGATGAGCGGGTCTGAATTTCTCGGATTGGCCAGAGAGATTCAGCCGGAGGCCATAAGGCTCGTTCTTACCGGATATGCCGACGTGAATGCCGCAATCAATGCGATTAACCAGGGAGGTGCATACCGGTATATTACGAAGCCGTGGAATGACGCTGATCTTGTCCTGCTGATCAGGGACGCTGCCGAGACCTATCGTCTGAAGCAGGAGAACAAGTATCTCACAGACCTCACGGCCAAACAGAACGATGAACTGAAGCGCTGGAATACACAACTTGAGGTAATGGTGCAGGAGCAGACCCTTGATATCCAGAACAAGAACAGGGACCTTGAGGCGCTGAACCTGAAACTCGAAAAGAACTTCCGGAAGTCGATCGAGGCATTCTCGGGACTGATCGAGATGCGTGAGAAGTCGGTATCAAACCATTCGAGAAATGTGGCATCGCTTGCCCGCCAGATTGCCGTATCAATGCAGCTCTCAGGCGAAGAAGTGAGCAATGTGCTTGTAGCTTCACTGCTGCATGATATCGGCAAGATCGGTGTCCCCGATGTCGTTCTCCAGAAGCAGGAAGAAGAGATGAACGAGATCGAGTTTGCTGAGTACCGGCGCCACCCTGTGCGTGGGCAGGTTGCGGTCGAGGCGATTGAGGGTTTTCACGATATCGGTCTCCTGATCCGTCACCACCATGAGTGCGTGGACGGGACAGGTTATCCGGAAGGACTGAAGCGTTCTTCAATTCCCCTCGGGAGCCGGATCATCTCAGTCGCGGATGCAGTTGACCGGATGGCGAACAGCGGCTTCATCGCTGCAGAGGATTATCAGAAGGCCATGAACCATGTTGAGTTTTATCTGGATACGCGATATGACAGACAGGTCTATCAGTATCTTGCCCCGATCATTAGACAGCGGATTGGAGAGCTCGAAAAGCAAGGCGCTGCGCACTCCGAAGAACTCGAAATTCATCCTTCAAAACTCTCCATCGGCATGGTGCTTACGCGGGACGTACGTAGCGGCACCGGACTGCTGATCCTTGCCCGCGGTGTGGTAATGAACCAGAAGATCATCGATGCACTTCAGAGATACTATCGCATGGACCCGTCCAAAACGGGTATTTACGTAAAAGGCGTAAGCGGGAAGCCAAAATGA
- a CDS encoding TPM domain-containing protein produces the protein MKISLIVTSFLAAALLCLGPYAHALEVPKLTGYINDYGSMISPQAKATLEQELRAFEQSDSTQIVIVTIPSLQGEVLEQFSLKIAEAWKIGQKGKDNGIIFLVSKEDRKLRIEVGRGLEGKLTDLMAGRIIDLVVKPRFKRGDFDGGFLTGVHSLIDATRGEFKAEPGATKRSSKKSGALPQLVTFIIFGAIALLVLGNFSRPLSGAAGAVGLPALVAMLLTPIGLIAALILAIIGLLIGLILPSLFSTGGRGGGFGGGFYGGGFGGGGGFGSSSGGDFGGGGGGDFGGGGSSGDW, from the coding sequence ATGAAAATATCTTTAATTGTCACAAGCTTTTTGGCCGCTGCACTTCTGTGCCTCGGCCCATATGCCCATGCCCTTGAGGTCCCCAAACTGACCGGGTATATAAATGACTATGGCAGTATGATCTCGCCCCAGGCAAAGGCAACACTTGAACAGGAACTGCGCGCGTTCGAGCAGTCAGACTCAACCCAGATCGTAATCGTCACCATTCCTTCTCTGCAGGGAGAAGTGCTGGAACAGTTCAGTCTCAAGATTGCAGAGGCATGGAAGATCGGCCAGAAGGGAAAGGACAATGGCATCATTTTCCTTGTTTCAAAGGAAGACAGAAAATTACGCATTGAGGTTGGCCGGGGGCTTGAAGGCAAGCTCACAGACCTTATGGCAGGAAGAATCATAGACCTTGTAGTAAAGCCTCGCTTCAAAAGAGGCGACTTTGACGGCGGCTTTCTTACCGGCGTCCATTCCCTGATCGATGCAACAAGGGGCGAGTTCAAGGCAGAACCAGGAGCAACAAAGCGCTCGTCAAAAAAATCAGGGGCTCTTCCTCAACTAGTCACTTTTATCATCTTCGGGGCTATTGCACTTCTTGTTTTGGGAAATTTTTCCCGCCCTCTTTCAGGAGCAGCAGGCGCAGTCGGACTACCGGCGTTAGTCGCAATGCTCCTGACGCCAATAGGGCTGATAGCTGCGTTGATTCTCGCGATCATAGGTCTTCTTATAGGACTGATACTGCCCTCCCTTTTTTCTACAGGGGGCCGTGGTGGTGGGTTTGGCGGCGGATTTTATGGAGGAGGCTTTGGCGGCGGTGGGGGCTTTGGCAGCAGCAGCGGAGGTGATTTTGGTGGTGGTGGCGGCGGTGACTTTGGCGGCGGCGGGAGTTCGGGAGATTGGTGA
- a CDS encoding cyclic nucleotide-binding domain-containing protein produces MIKLFGWALDKEKERRVAILQKVHLFKGLRRNLLMKLLVDLVEKEYEAGELIFSEGEIGKALYIILEGSVALTKKGKEAPLVLAELQAGSYFGELALIDQMPRFATASAQEKTILLIMYKSYFDDLIKGSAAISSRVLLNLVELLSVYVRKNHDART; encoded by the coding sequence ATGATAAAGCTGTTCGGATGGGCACTAGACAAGGAAAAAGAACGCAGGGTCGCGATCCTGCAGAAGGTCCACCTCTTCAAAGGGCTGCGCCGGAACCTTCTCATGAAACTTCTGGTGGATCTCGTCGAAAAGGAATATGAAGCAGGCGAGCTTATCTTTTCAGAGGGCGAGATCGGCAAAGCCTTGTATATTATCCTCGAAGGTTCCGTCGCCCTGACCAAGAAAGGCAAGGAAGCGCCCCTTGTCCTGGCAGAGCTGCAGGCAGGCTCCTATTTTGGAGAACTGGCCCTGATCGATCAGATGCCCAGATTTGCGACGGCCTCTGCACAGGAAAAGACAATCCTGCTTATCATGTATAAGTCGTATTTCGATGATCTCATCAAGGGGAGCGCGGCTATCTCATCGCGCGTACTGCTGAACCTCGTTGAGCTCCTCTCTGTTTATGTGAGAAAGAACCATGATGCAAGAACCTGA
- a CDS encoding TPM domain-containing protein yields the protein MCTIGFTLIMLALVIIIAPSAHALEVPKLLGRVNDYAGMLSPQTKSTLEQQLKTVEQSDSTQIVIVTIPSLQGEVLEQFSIKVAEKWKIGQKGKDNGVILLVSKNDRKMRIEVGRGLEEKITDLRAGRIIDEVIKPRFKAGDYDGGITEGIASIIAASRGEFRAVPPPQPQQKPPVPGSFSTITGIPWGFYVLVIVIYIGIFFFGKISEILGSGLGAFFTPLAAGMLSLNPLANLTKLLFAILGLGIGYGLSVMGTSKLRIAQEYLSSRLIRESGSGSGSSGDSSSGSSGGDSGGGGGDFGGGGASGSW from the coding sequence ATGTGCACTATCGGCTTTACGCTGATAATGTTAGCGCTTGTCATTATTATAGCTCCATCTGCCCATGCCCTTGAAGTCCCGAAGCTGCTGGGACGCGTCAATGACTACGCAGGCATGCTCTCCCCTCAGACTAAGAGCACCCTTGAACAGCAGCTTAAGACAGTTGAGCAGTCTGACTCTACTCAGATCGTTATCGTCACAATCCCTTCTCTGCAGGGAGAGGTGCTGGAACAGTTCAGTATCAAAGTGGCGGAGAAATGGAAGATCGGGCAGAAGGGAAAGGACAATGGCGTCATCCTCCTTGTATCGAAAAACGACAGGAAGATGCGCATCGAGGTCGGCAGAGGGCTCGAAGAAAAGATAACAGACCTGAGGGCCGGCAGGATCATCGATGAGGTGATAAAACCTAGGTTCAAGGCAGGCGATTATGACGGGGGCATCACAGAGGGTATCGCCTCGATCATAGCTGCGTCCAGGGGTGAGTTCAGGGCAGTTCCTCCACCTCAACCTCAGCAGAAACCTCCCGTGCCAGGATCATTTTCAACCATAACTGGTATCCCATGGGGATTTTATGTCCTGGTAATTGTAATATACATCGGCATATTCTTCTTCGGAAAGATATCGGAAATTCTCGGCTCAGGCCTCGGTGCTTTCTTCACACCTCTGGCTGCCGGAATGCTTTCCCTCAATCCATTGGCGAATTTGACCAAGCTCCTGTTTGCGATTCTCGGGCTTGGCATAGGTTATGGCCTCTCGGTAATGGGAACTTCAAAACTCAGAATAGCTCAAGAATACCTGTCCTCTAGATTGATCAGGGAGTCTGGCTCGGGCTCAGGCAGCAGCGGCGACAGCAGTAGCGGCAGCAGCGGAGGTGATTCTGGCGGAGGTGGCGGAGATTTTGGCGGCGGTGGGGCGTCAGGGAGTTGGTAA
- a CDS encoding response regulator: protein MAHKLLIVDDEANVISSLKRAFINEEFEVFSAISGLAGLELLAKEPVQVIISDEKMPGMSGAEFLSEAKRLYPHTIRFMLTGQASIEAAMKAINEGEIYRFFTKPWDDLQLIFAIRSAFERSDLEEENRRLLETVKRRTLEMKSIEKFFPGITDVKRDDDGKIMIDNLTQDEMLEIIQRCERDCLGLRDETD, encoded by the coding sequence ATGGCGCATAAGCTGCTCATAGTGGATGATGAGGCAAACGTGATCTCTTCCCTCAAGAGGGCCTTTATAAATGAGGAGTTTGAGGTATTCTCTGCCATCAGCGGATTGGCAGGGCTTGAGTTGTTGGCAAAAGAACCTGTTCAGGTTATCATTTCAGACGAGAAGATGCCAGGGATGTCTGGCGCGGAATTCCTGTCAGAGGCGAAAAGGCTCTATCCTCATACTATCCGGTTTATGCTCACCGGCCAGGCAAGCATTGAAGCCGCGATGAAGGCGATCAACGAGGGAGAGATCTACCGTTTCTTTACCAAACCTTGGGATGATCTCCAGCTGATTTTTGCAATACGGTCTGCATTTGAACGCTCTGACCTGGAGGAGGAGAACCGAAGGCTTCTTGAAACGGTCAAAAGGCGGACACTTGAGATGAAAAGCATCGAGAAGTTTTTCCCGGGCATAACTGATGTGAAACGCGATGACGACGGCAAGATCATGATCGATAACCTTACTCAGGATGAGATGCTCGAAATCATTCAACGCTGCGAACGTGACTGCCTTGGACTGCGTGACGAGACGGATTAG
- a CDS encoding NAD-binding protein, whose product MHLFRDIQNKFDELRQQFIIALGLVILVASFGTAGYMLIEGWNFIDSLYMTVITLASVGFKEIHDLSLFGRLFTIVLIIGGVGTVAYAISAGAKIILEGELQEVYGRRRLEKKIKELKNHYIVCGYGRMGKIICRELREKNIKFVIVEKQPDIHKDSDDLLIFPGDATKDEVLKELGIEKAKGLVSVLPTDAENLFVVLSARGLNPDLFIVARAGEEGSEKKLVRAGADKVVSPYHIGGLRIAHTVLKPAVVDFIEFATKSGNIDLQMEEVYINETSELIGKSLDECGIGRELGIIIVAIKKPNGEMKFNPTFKSAIKTGDTLIALGESSKLKNLEVMAS is encoded by the coding sequence ATGCATCTATTCAGGGATATACAGAATAAGTTTGACGAACTCCGTCAACAATTTATCATAGCACTTGGCCTGGTAATCCTTGTAGCCTCATTTGGGACTGCAGGGTATATGCTGATCGAAGGCTGGAACTTTATCGATTCTCTGTACATGACGGTCATAACCCTCGCCAGCGTGGGGTTCAAGGAGATCCATGACCTTTCCCTTTTCGGCAGGCTTTTTACGATCGTCCTTATCATTGGCGGGGTCGGCACCGTGGCCTATGCGATCAGTGCAGGGGCGAAGATTATCCTCGAAGGGGAATTACAGGAAGTATACGGGAGGCGAAGATTGGAAAAGAAGATTAAGGAGCTGAAGAACCATTACATTGTCTGCGGATACGGCAGGATGGGAAAGATCATCTGCCGGGAGCTTCGTGAAAAGAATATCAAGTTCGTGATCGTCGAAAAACAGCCTGATATTCACAAAGACAGTGATGACCTTCTGATCTTTCCCGGTGATGCCACAAAAGATGAGGTATTGAAGGAACTCGGTATAGAAAAGGCAAAGGGCCTTGTTTCCGTGCTCCCGACTGATGCGGAGAACCTCTTTGTCGTTCTGAGCGCAAGGGGTCTCAACCCGGACCTTTTCATTGTCGCCAGGGCCGGAGAGGAAGGCTCCGAAAAGAAGCTTGTGCGGGCCGGTGCGGACAAGGTGGTATCGCCCTATCATATCGGCGGCCTCAGGATCGCCCATACGGTACTCAAACCTGCGGTAGTAGACTTTATTGAATTTGCAACAAAAAGCGGCAACATCGACCTCCAGATGGAGGAAGTATATATTAATGAGACCTCAGAACTTATCGGGAAATCACTTGACGAATGCGGCATCGGAAGGGAGCTTGGGATTATTATCGTAGCTATCAAGAAGCCCAACGGCGAGATGAAGTTCAACCCAACGTTCAAAAGTGCGATAAAAACAGGCGACACGCTCATCGCCCTTGGCGAGAGTTCAAAACTCAAGAATCTTGAAGTGATGGCATCATAG